A region of Solanum dulcamara chromosome 7, daSolDulc1.2, whole genome shotgun sequence DNA encodes the following proteins:
- the LOC129893947 gene encoding uncharacterized protein LOC129893947 isoform X2 yields the protein MVASMAAKSPVLHSISCCREFGSNLSSGFPIKGLNLQLQSRRIKGGNDVCLVVSAATSRNSEQSNDSGGVCGGRFYLNFTGFPFPLGPFLNRQTIRTEAVKDTIWLFEQEQALGFSSVSTNIRMTVIKHKSGELWVHAPIAPTKECIQLVKELGYPVKYIILPTFAYEHKIFVGPFSRKFPKAQVWVAPRQWSWPLNLPLEFFGIFRAKTLKDADMSTPWADDIEQKVLSSPEVGIGPYVEVAFYHKKSRTLLVTDAVIFVPSTPPECISKESLLSSAKNGLAVKLLSKGKEVPEEPVVDNKINRQKGWERMVLQILFLGPSNLLEPKASFAQMSQKIIVSPIVKTLVFSKVPEKFLQSNCQRDAQDSAD from the exons atggtagCATCTATGGCAGCAAAATCACCAGTTTTACACAGCATATCATGTTGTAGGGAATTCGGATCCAATTTGAGTAGTGGGTTTCCAATAAAGGGTCTCAATTTGCAGTTACAAAgcagaagaattaaaggtggaAATGATGTTTGCTTGGTAGTATCTGCTGCTACTAGTAGAAATTCTGAACAGAGCAATGACTCTGGCGGTGTTTGTGGGGGAAGATTTTACCTAAATTTCACTGGATTTCCTTTCCCTCTTGGCCCTTTTCTCAATAGACAAACCATTAGAACTGAG GCTGTGAAAGACACCATTTGGTTATTTGAGCAAGAGCAAGCACTGGGATTTAGCAGTGTTTCAACAAACATCAGAATGACTGTCATCAAACATAAATCTGGTGAATTGTGGGTTCATGCTCCAATTGCTCCAACCAAGGAGTGTATTCAG CTCGTGAAAGAGTTAGGATATCCTGTGAAATATATCATCCTACCAACATTTGCATATGAGCACAAAATATTTGTTGGTCCATTTTCCAGAAAGTTCCCAAAGGCTCAAGTATGGGTGGCACCAAGGCAATGGAGTTGGCCTTTAAACCTGCCTCTTGAGTTTTTTGGGATTTTCCGTGCAAAAACACTGAAAGATGCGGATATGTCAACACCATGGGCTGATGATATTGAGCAGAAGGTTTTGAGCTCTCCCGAAGTTG GAATTGGACCATATGTTGAGGTGGCATTCTATCATAAAAAGTCAAGGACGCTGTTGGTGACAGATGCTGTGATATTTGTCCCAAGTACACCACCTGAGTGCATTAGTAAGGAATCCTTATTATCATCTGCAAAAAATGGTTTGGCTGTTAAATTACttagtaaaggaaaagaagtcCCTGAAGAACCTGTTGTTGACAACAAAATCAATCGACAGAAAG GATGGGAGAGGATGGTTCTCCAGATTCTGTTTCTAGGTCCATCAAATCTTCTGGAGCCAAAGGCTAGCTTTGCCCAGATGTCACAAAAGATAATTGTTTCACCTATTGTAAAAACATTGGTTTTTAGCAAAGTTCCTGAAAAG TTTTTGCAGTCAAATTGCCAGAGAGACGCACAAGATAGTGCAGATTAG
- the LOC129893947 gene encoding uncharacterized protein LOC129893947 isoform X1 — protein MVASMAAKSPVLHSISCCREFGSNLSSGFPIKGLNLQLQSRRIKGGNDVCLVVSAATSRNSEQSNDSGGVCGGRFYLNFTGFPFPLGPFLNRQTIRTEAVKDTIWLFEQEQALGFSSVSTNIRMTVIKHKSGELWVHAPIAPTKECIQLVKELGYPVKYIILPTFAYEHKIFVGPFSRKFPKAQVWVAPRQWSWPLNLPLEFFGIFRAKTLKDADMSTPWADDIEQKVLSSPEVGIGPYVEVAFYHKKSRTLLVTDAVIFVPSTPPECISKESLLSSAKNGLAVKLLSKGKEVPEEPVVDNKINRQKGWERMVLQILFLGPSNLLEPKASFAQMSQKIIVSPIVKTLVFSKVPEKVRDWIDSIVRDWKFKRIIPAHFAAPINASRSDLLAAFAFLDELLGERYVTRPSLSLLFTSLLGKAASYFPPDDMRTLSSLDQFLVSVGAVKKTVSGRKR, from the exons atggtagCATCTATGGCAGCAAAATCACCAGTTTTACACAGCATATCATGTTGTAGGGAATTCGGATCCAATTTGAGTAGTGGGTTTCCAATAAAGGGTCTCAATTTGCAGTTACAAAgcagaagaattaaaggtggaAATGATGTTTGCTTGGTAGTATCTGCTGCTACTAGTAGAAATTCTGAACAGAGCAATGACTCTGGCGGTGTTTGTGGGGGAAGATTTTACCTAAATTTCACTGGATTTCCTTTCCCTCTTGGCCCTTTTCTCAATAGACAAACCATTAGAACTGAG GCTGTGAAAGACACCATTTGGTTATTTGAGCAAGAGCAAGCACTGGGATTTAGCAGTGTTTCAACAAACATCAGAATGACTGTCATCAAACATAAATCTGGTGAATTGTGGGTTCATGCTCCAATTGCTCCAACCAAGGAGTGTATTCAG CTCGTGAAAGAGTTAGGATATCCTGTGAAATATATCATCCTACCAACATTTGCATATGAGCACAAAATATTTGTTGGTCCATTTTCCAGAAAGTTCCCAAAGGCTCAAGTATGGGTGGCACCAAGGCAATGGAGTTGGCCTTTAAACCTGCCTCTTGAGTTTTTTGGGATTTTCCGTGCAAAAACACTGAAAGATGCGGATATGTCAACACCATGGGCTGATGATATTGAGCAGAAGGTTTTGAGCTCTCCCGAAGTTG GAATTGGACCATATGTTGAGGTGGCATTCTATCATAAAAAGTCAAGGACGCTGTTGGTGACAGATGCTGTGATATTTGTCCCAAGTACACCACCTGAGTGCATTAGTAAGGAATCCTTATTATCATCTGCAAAAAATGGTTTGGCTGTTAAATTACttagtaaaggaaaagaagtcCCTGAAGAACCTGTTGTTGACAACAAAATCAATCGACAGAAAG GATGGGAGAGGATGGTTCTCCAGATTCTGTTTCTAGGTCCATCAAATCTTCTGGAGCCAAAGGCTAGCTTTGCCCAGATGTCACAAAAGATAATTGTTTCACCTATTGTAAAAACATTGGTTTTTAGCAAAGTTCCTGAAAAG GTTAGAGACTGGATTGACAGTATAGTCCGAGATTGGaaattcaagagaattatcCCTGCTCATTTTGCTGCTCCAATAAACGCTAGCAGGTCGGATTTGTTAGCAGCCTTTGCGTttcttgatgaactcttgggcGAGCGCTATGTGACTCGGCCTTCTCTTTCGCTTCTATTCACTTCACTCTTAGGAAAGGCTGCTAGCTATTTTCCTCCAGATGACATGAGGACCCTATCATCCCTGGATCAGTTCTTAGTGTCTGTTGGAGCAGTGAAGAAAACAGTCTCAGGTCGCAAAAGATGA